The window CGTCTGGAAACAGAGCAAAGGAGACCGGCCGGCGCGCCTGCGCACTTAGGGCGCTCTGAGTGAGGCTGGCGTGTCGCGTCTGCGCGCTGCGGTTCTCCGGAACTTCCGGTCCGCTCCCCGTGGCGTCAAAAAAGCCCTGGGAGTCGCCAGACGTGATCTCGCGACAGCTGAGGGCTGCTGAGCTTCTGGGATCTAGCTGCGTGCTGTGTGTTGTTGACTCTGGCATTTCGGGGTGTGCAGTGTAGAGATGACACTCTGTACAGGGTTCCTGGCCCCCACTGTTGGTCTTGCCAGTGTGACCTCGATGGTGCCTCTCTCAGCCTGCCTCTAGGATGCGAAGGACATCTCTCACTTTAATAGAAATAAGCAATCTAAACCTAGAAGCTTCACAAAACTACACATAACCATACTTCTCTCTGGAGATAAGCCAAACCGAGTCTTAAAAGTAGGTCctggccggtggctcatgcctgtaatcctagctactcagaaggccaagatctgaggattgtggttcacagctaaccagggcaggaaagtagggtgagactttttttttttttttttttttttttttttgccagtccttggccttggactcagggcctgagcaccgtccctggcttcttcccgctcaaggctagcactctgccacctgagccacagcgccccttctggccgttttccatatatgtggtgctggggaatcgaaccgagagcttcatgtgtaggctgcaagcactcttgccactaggccatattcccagcccatcggtgagactcttatctccaattaatcatggaaaaagctggaaggggagctgtggctcaagtggtggagctcaaggcttgagcataaaaagcagctcaggaacagcacccagggccagaattcaagccccagtattagaaagaaaaaaaaagtagctccTAGTTTCTTGCTCTGCATTCCTACTAATGCAACAGAAGGTGCTTCTGTACATTTAGGTATGGGAATCAGCGGTCTGTGGCTGAGGGTTCTGTCCCTACTGGGCATCATCTATGTATCCATCACTCCACCTCCATGAGGCATAGCACTCCATCCCATGCCTGTTTGGGACTAAGCTTTCTGTGTCATCCTTGGTCAGGTAGTGTGACTAATTTATGAAAGCCTATTGCCTAGCCTGTGTATGGAAATGGGAGGTCTCAATCCTGAACTGCTTCACTGCCTTGAGAAGTGGTGAAGACTGAAGCCCAACATCAGGCCCAACCCTGAACAGGTCTTCTCTAAACAATCAGCAGGAGTTGCTCCCTGATCTCCTAAGGCCTGATCTGATCCTCAAGATATAGTCTGTTTGCCAAGATTTCAAGTAGATGAGGTTCTATGGGTTGATGCTCACCTTTCTATACCCATggttggggagaggaaaagaggctaCAAAAAGTGACTCCAAAGGTTGCAAGAACACAGAAACACCTATAGTTCCCCCTGGACTTTGCCTTAGAGTTCACCTGCCTAAAGTTGCCTGAATGGCCTCAGGAAGCCTGTGTGGGGCTGCATGGCATGGAGGAATTGCTTTGCTCAGATATTCCCAGATATCCTTTTGTTGTATTCATATAGGCTTTTCAAATGTTCTGTGTAGAACAGAACCCAGGACCCTGTGGTTAGAATGTGAAAcagatgtttttggttttttttttttctgtacctgtTCACTTAAGGTTTATAAAATGTATCTTGCTATGTACTGTGTATCTTGTATTGTAAAATGTATCTTGTATTGTACTATGGGACATACATAGTGCAATCTTAGTTTTGTTTAAAACTATACTTTACACATATAGACACCCAGAGAGGGAACTAACAAAACATAGTAATGGTATTTAGCATCCACAAAATCAGAATTTCCAGTTGGGGTTACATATTCATTATATCAAATGGTTTCCTGTATCTTCTAATTATTCTATAACTAACTTGTAGCATAATAGGGgaaaaaagctattttaaaagccacaggaaaaaaatgttatttgaaaaaatacTTCATATAGTTTCCAAGGAGACTTTTAAGCCCAAACATTTACAtttactcattttcttcttcattgccaAAAGAAAGGAGGctactgtttttggtttttttttgccagtcctggggcttggactcagggcctgagcactgtccctggcttctttttgctcgaggctagcacttgagccacttgagcctgccgcttgagccacagcgccacttctggccgttttctgtatatgtggtgctggggaattgaacccagggtctcatgtatgtgaggcaagcactcttaccactaggccatatccccagcccaaggctactgttttttatttgcctttgtgagttctttttctctgagtcctgcttatttccttcattttcacttgttttcttcttttttgagctTGTTGTTAAAACTGAGTATTTttatgctcaacatccctggtagtaaaggaaatgcaaataaaaacaaccctgagataccacctcaccccagttagaatggcctatactctgaactcaggcaacaacaaaggctggagggggtgtggggaaagaggaacccttctccattgttggtgggagtgcaaattagtacaaccactttggagaacagtatggaggtttctcaaaaagctcaatatagacctaccctatgacccagccataccactcctaggcatctatcctaaacagcaaaccccaagatatcaaaaagacatttgtacttccatggttattgcggcacaattcacaatagccaaaatatggaaacaacccagatgcccctctacagatgaatggacccaaaaaatatggtacttatacacaatggaatactacatagcgattaggaatggtgaaatattgttattcgcagggaaatggtcagaactcgaacaaataatgttgagcgagacaagcctagaacacagaaaacaaaggggcatgatctccctgatatatgactgttaacaaagggagatggagagaaagtagagaccaagtctgtgaaaccaaaaactgcttgtcaaatagtatttcccacaggattggggcagcaacccaacaatatgtaactaaaaccaaacaattactcaacatataaaggtcaaaaattgacctctcaggggaatacaatagctcaaaagctaggtatgtacgttcatataagactactgtcgacatatggtctaatatcaacattacatttaaagccctaggcgaactttcttgggcgtggccacgtggctactgtatatgttcttgatacattgtatgttgtatatatgtctacctgacctagagaagagatagaaaaacaggacgtgatatcacaagaaatgtacacactgccctactatgtaactgtaccctttttgcacaacaccttgtcaaaaaatttgtgctcaattaataaataaatttaaaaaaaacaaaaaaaaactgagtaTTTTTCATCTGAGGTGTGCTTCACTGGTTTTTGATACATGACTCTCCCATCGGCTGGAGCTGGTTCTTCATCTGCCTCGGCAGCCTttatttctgctttaattttcatGACTTCTTCGGCTGTCAGGTCTCCCTTTTTCAAAACTACCACCTGGGGCTGTTTGTCATCTTTGTCACTGTGATCGCCTTCTTCGCCTGGGACCTGTGGCTGGATTCTCTTGGTCTCCACGGTGGGCCCTTCCTTGTAACCGACCTGCTCCTTGAAGCGGGACAGGAACACTGGCTCTGCCGGCCGCACATACAACACTTGATTCAAAACAGATGTGTTGCCTGGTGTGTTTCTGCATCTGTAAATCAGATGCACTTTCGCCCCTGGAACTGCTCAGGAAAGTGctgctcagggtctgggcactgtcccttagctttttctgctgaaggctggcactctaccacttgagccatagctctacttcctgttgttgttgtttcactgTATTATGTCTCTTGCACTTTCCTGTTTCAGATGGCTGCAAAtcaagatgctcagatctcagccacctgaattgctaggattacaggcatgagccactggtacatgggtttgtgtgtgtgtgtgtgtgtgtgcacatgcaccagtaccagggcttaaattcagagcctcacactctcgcttggctttttcattcattgtttgtgctctaccacttgagccacacctccatctctggctttttgcagaTAAGAGTGTCTTTAActtgcctgtccaggctggctagcTTCCAACAGCAgtcctctcagatctcaaccttctgagtggctaagattataggtatgagctgtcGGACAATGAGGTTTTTGTTGCTGACTTTGTGACAGCAGCAATTTCTGACCCTGCCTGGTTTTTAGGCAATCAAAGTACAAAGTTAGGCAGTCTGTGAAGTGCTCAAAGTGCTACATTTCTTGACTGCTCTAATTTTGTATATTTGAATTTCCTAGACtagaaaaaatattctttcctATGGGCTCAATTGTTATTTGTCATGTCCCTTTGTTAGGCCTTCTCCAGTACAGGGTAGGGTGTTGGAGTCTGGAATAACAGGCCTAAACTGACAGGCCTCAATAGACATCCTGGTATAGTCTACGATGAGTTGCCAAATTGCTTCATCTTgctgagcctttttcttttttaaaattgttttgtatgtatgtgcatgtgtgcatgtgtgtgaaggtcctggggcttgaactcggggcctgggcactgtccctgagcttcttttgcccaaagctagtactctaccatttgagccacactaccacttctggccttttctgtttatatggtattgaggaattgaggGCTTTGtggatgctagacaagcactctaccactaagccacattcctagctctgaacttgcttttgctctaccacttgaggagccacagctccactttgagcttttctggaagttggttggagctaagagttttagAAGCCggttgctggtagctcatacctgtcatcctagctactcaagaggctaaaatctgaggatcaaagttcaaatccaaggggctggggatatggcctagtggcaagagtgcttgcctcgtatacatgaggccctgggttcaattccccagcaccacatatacagaaaatggccagaagtggcgctgtggctcaagtggcagagtgctagccttgagcaagaagaagccagggacagtgctcaggccctgagtccaagccccaggactggccaaaaacaaaacaaaacaaaacaaaacaaagttcaaatccaagccaggcaggaaattccaggagacttatctccagtaaactactcaaaaaagacgcaagtggtgctgtggtttcagTAGTAAGgtctagtcttgggcaaaagaagctcggggggctgggaatgtggcttagtggtagagtacttgcctagcatgcatgaagccctgggtttgattcctcagtactacataaacagaaaagctggaagtggccctgtggctccagtggtaaagtgctatccttgagctaagagaagctcagggacagtgcctaggccctaagttcaagctccaggactggcaaaaaaaaaatatgaaagaaaagcagctcagggacagtgcccaggctcagagttcaagccctaggagcaaaataaataaataagtaaatatcctgcccaggctagtttcaaactccaatcctcagatctcagcctcctgaacaactaggattaccagcatgagccaccagcacctggcttccttcttttgccagtactgaatgctgtcccttagctttttcactcaagggtggcactctacca is drawn from Perognathus longimembris pacificus isolate PPM17 chromosome 10, ASM2315922v1, whole genome shotgun sequence and contains these coding sequences:
- the LOC125358362 gene encoding LOW QUALITY PROTEIN: uncharacterized protein KIAA1143-like (The sequence of the model RefSeq protein was modified relative to this genomic sequence to represent the inferred CDS: substituted 2 bases at 2 genomic stop codons), producing the protein MKQFGNSSCRNTPGNTSVLNQVLYVRPAEPVFLSRFKEQVGYKEGPTVETKRIQPQVPGEEGDHSDKDDKQPQVVVLKKGDLTAEEVMKIKAEIKAAEADEEPAPADGRVMYQKPVKHTSDEKYSGCXAXKYSVLTTSSKKKKTSENEGNKQDSEKKNSQRQIKNSSLGLLSFGNEEENE